From Macaca fascicularis isolate 582-1 chromosome 14, T2T-MFA8v1.1, a single genomic window includes:
- the UCP2 gene encoding dicarboxylate carrier SLC25A8: MVGFKATDIPPTATVKFLGAGTAACIADLITFPLDTAKVRLQIQGESQGPVHATAGAQYRGVLGTILTMVRTEGPRSLYNGLVAGLQRQMSFASVRIGLYDSVKQFYTKGSEHASIGSRLLAGSTTGALAVAVAQPTDVVKVRFQAQARAGGRRYQSTVDAYKTIAREEGFGGLWKGTSPNVARNAIVNCAELVTYDLIKDALLKANLMTDDLPCHFTSAFGAGFCTTVIASPVDVVKTRYMNSALGQYSSAGHCALTMLQKEGPRAFYKGFMPSFLRLGSWNVVMFVTYEQLKRALMAACTSREAPF; this comes from the exons ATGGTTGGGTTCAAGGCCACAGATATCCCCCCTACTGCCACTGTGAAGTTTCTTGGGGCTGGCACAGCTGCCTGCATCGCAGATCTCATCACCTTTCCTCTGGATACTGCTAAAGTCCGGTTACAG ATCCAAGGAGAAAGTCAGGGGCCAGTGCACGCTACAGCCGGCGCCCAGTACCGCGGTGTGCTGGGCACCATTCTGACCATGGTGCGTACCGAGGGCCCCCGAAGCCTCTACAATGGACTGGTTGCCGGCCTGCAGCGTCAAATGAGCTTTGCCTCTGTCCGCATTGGCCTGTATGACTCTGTCAAACAGTTCTACACCAAGGGCTCTGAGC ATGCCAGCATTGGGAGCCGCCTCCTAGCAGGCAGCACCACAGGTGccctggctgtggctgtggcccaGCCCACGGATGTGGTAAAGGTCCGGTTCCAAGCTCAGGCCCGGGCTGGAGGTCGGAGATACCAAAGCACCGTCGATGCCTACAAGACCATTGCCCGAGAGGAAGGGTTTGGGGGCCTCTGGAAAG GGACCTCTCCCAATGTTGCTCGTAATGCCATTGTCAACTGTGCTGAGCTGGTGACCTATGACCTCATCAAGGATGCCCTTCTGAAAGCCAACCTCATGACAG ATGACCTCCCTTGCCACTTCACTTCCGCCTTTGGGGCAGGCTTCTGCACCACTGTCATCGCCTCCCCTGTAGACGTGGTCAAGACGAGATACATGAACTCTGCCCTGGGCCAGTACAGCAGCGCTGGCCACTGTGCCCTCACCATGCTCCAGAAGGAGGGACCCCGAGCCTTCTACAAAGG GTTCATGCCCTCCTTTCTCCGCTTGGGTTCCTGGAACGTGGTGATGTTCGTCACCTATGAGCAGCTGAAACGGGCCCTCATGGCCGCCTGCACTTCCCGAGAGGCTCCCTTCTGA